The Saccharomyces mikatae IFO 1815 strain IFO1815 genome assembly, chromosome: 13 genome has a segment encoding these proteins:
- the VRL1 gene encoding Vrl1p (similar to Saccharomyces cerevisiae YML003W) gives MSISHLPTLLNPLINAIFNCPEPEKSPLKKLFATLKTCRFILLAPPSEYLLNYHDVKTKLPLHELCYNAEFINSHILLMTENSFINTNSRDSHYETLDGKTVVIQWKNNVIHALNGFQVRRRLKILGTKILPNFNDYFEGATDFVIIYIEQPLSCESVPNDYLQCFHSYKKIPKSVYSVHNLSLDSSQQERSSFENILHIHPTRLTQLGEMFSNYRTLAPSDDPSEKIFECIVQQAFEGMKSDSLFKKFPNLYDLIHEYFELNLYDDIWSRLTSHFKSYEVGTEEYKYFSINHLLADFYSKDFREFKLQDVTFIEKRVHLASKHFQKLTLTHSYTEKSKILVETLQELSGTTDMGSHQLDVPGRLNNLAMDADTLISLFVLVICRSEQKHLKSHLYYLQNFSNNSSSSKFGILGYAVSTLEAVVCYFEDFKKNSDNMAKANVLLQKTKRLVNMLSCENVTNKVENLATYKDILPYRNGQGQSILSICISNNKNHILLDILSEYDSIFPLEDLLEDETIDGSTLLIESIKSGNLEAAKILIRIMMLNCTEEELISYINRTDKYSRTVAHYLTHEIDILKSIGNYVDWKRKNSGGQTPLFSIFRSYDQPNYEAMVKIAFNIANTWYRKQNRSFDYRDHTDNKGNDLLHVLKTDASILLQLTKLDINGENYKGLTPLMVYVKYKRLNNIEAIIKDQRLVLEKIQKSTFFTCFDYAKDHTVLSKVGERGAKDSLFGLIYFHSLRYHNLNAAVNITFASDTEKPFSNTVINMKTIQGLLRSILKDNPFTFLPLNIYIDEISQLSRSDVTIIGKADVMSLLHKLSNCFNVLLFLKKVPKSLFTDEASILYWMRINTSKRNQKQPSKENYKTMEPEEINMIQSFLRFNFDEISSFKASLSILRKILIFISLKSNDFKDVNDNLNEMGKSIYNAKAADAFAGNLTNHNMFNDYSLAKLLEHVRFLEECTIQLSNLVQLILLEKIPNWWKHYGELITLHKNYRKAFPSVVKPKSTTDTSGHIQLGGFIETKREQSEQRLAVQIKVSSKSLKELGSEIFVAHEKLAEELSNYMEFRKACLNQRNIVAFAATNISVLQENI, from the coding sequence ATGTCAATTTCCCATCTGCCTACGCTACTAAATCCACTAATTAATGCTATATTTAATTGTCCTGAACCAGAAAAATCCCCATTAAAAAAGCTTTTCGCAACATTGAAAACCTGTAGGTTTATTCTCCTAGCACCTCCTTCAGAATACCTCTTAAATTACCACGATGTCAAGACCAAACTACCGTTACATGAGCTTTGTTATAATGCTGAGTTTATTAACTCTCATATACTGCTAATGACTGAAAACTCTTTTATAAACACGAATTCACGAGACAGTCATTATGAAACGTTAGACGGTAAAACTGTTGTTATTCAGTGGAAAAATAATGTCATTCATGCTTTGAATGGATTTCAAGTAAGGCGGAGACTAAAAATTCTGGGTACAAAGATATTACCCAACTTCAATGACTACTTTGAAGGTGCGACAGATTTTGTTATAATATACATAGAACAGCCTTTAAGTTGCGAATCTGTACCTAATGACTATTTACAATGTTTCCACagttacaaaaaaataccaaaaagTGTATATTCTGTGCACAATCTGTCATTAGACTCTTCTCAACAAGAAAGGTCGtcatttgaaaatatattgCATATTCATCCCACTCGGTTAACACAACTGGGTGAAATGTTTTCCAATTATAGAACGCTTGCTCCCAGTGATGATCCATCTGAGAAGATTTTTGAATGTATTGTGCAGCAAGCGTTTGAAGGAATGAAGTCCGACTCccttttcaagaaatttccCAATCTTTACGATCTTATACATGAATATTTTGAGTTGAATCTTTATGATGATATTTGGTCTAGACTTACTTCACATTTCAAAAGCTATGAAGTAGGCACTGAAGAatacaaatatttttcaattaatCACTTATTAGCAGATTTTTACTCAAAAGATTTCAGAGAATTCAAGTTGCAAGACGTCactttcattgaaaaacgTGTCCATCTAGCGTCCAAACATTTCCAAAAGTTAACTTTAACCCATTCATACACCGAAAAATCTAAGATATTAGTTGAGACTTTACAAGAATTATCAGGTACCACTGACATGGGCTCCCATCAACTAGACGTACCAGGGAGATTGAATAATTTAGCAATGGATGCAGATACACTAATCAGTCTTTTTGTGCTCGTTATTTGCAGAAGTGAACAGAAGCATTTGAAAAGCCACCTTTATTATTTGCAGAATTTCTCGAAcaactcatcttcttcaaaattcgGAATTTTGGGGTATGCTGTATCTACGCTAGAAGCCGTGGTTTGCTATTTCGAagacttcaaaaaaaattctgatAATATGGCAAAAGCTAATGTATTACTCCAGAAAACTAAAAGATTAGTGAATATGTTGTCCTGTGAAAACGTCACAAATAAAGTGGAAAATCTAGCGACATACAAGGATATTTTACCTTACAGAAACGGTCAAGGACAATCCATTCTATCTATATGTATAagcaataataaaaaccaCATCTTACTAGATATTCTTTCTGAGTATGATagtatttttccattaGAAGACCTTTTAGAAGACGAAACGATTGACGGTTCCACACTACTTATAGAATCTATTAAATCAGGAAATTTAGAAGCTGCAAAAATACTCATAAGAATCATGATGCTTAATTGTACTGAAGAAGAGCTCATTTCGTATATCAATAGAACAGATAAATATTCACGTACTGTGGCACATTATCTAACTCATGAAATCGATATACTCAAAAGCATTGGAAACTATGTTGATTGGAAGCGAAAAAATTCAGGCGGGCAAACGCCTTTATTTTCTATCTTTAGAAGTTATGATCAGCCAAATTATGAAGCGATGGTAAAGATAGCCTTTAATATCGCGAATACTTGGTACCGAAAGCAAAACAGATCGTTTGACTATCGAGACCATACAGATAATAAAGGCAATGACTTGTTACATGTCCTGAAGACTGACGCCTCAATCCTTTTACAACTCACAAAATTAGATATTAATGGGGAGAACTATAAGGGGTTGACTCCACTAATGGTCTATGTCAAATACAAAAGACTAAATAATATCGAGGCTATTATAAAAGACCAGCGGCTGGtattagaaaaaattcaaaaatcaaCCTTTTTTACTTGTTTTGATTATGCAAAGGACCATACAGTGCTAAGCAAGGTGGGAGAAAGGGGAGCCAAGGATTCACTTTTTGGGTTGATTTACTTTCATTCTTTGCGGTATCACAACTTAAATGCTGCAGTGAATATAACGTTTGCTTCAGATACAGAGAAACCATTTTCAAATACGGTTATCAACATGAAAACTATCCAAGGCTTGCTGCGctcaattttgaaagataaTCCGTTTACCTTTTTGCCACTAAATATCTATATCGATGAAATTTCACAATTAAGCCGTTCTGATGTAACAATAATTGGAAAAGCAGACGTTATGTCCTTACTGCACAAGTTGAGTAACTGTTTCAATGTGCTCCtatttctgaaaaaagttCCCAAGAGCTTATTCACAGATGAGGCTTCGATTTTGTATTGGATGCGCATAAACACttccaaaagaaatcaaaaacaaccaagtaaagaaaattacaAAACAATGGAACCAGAGGAAATTAATATGATACAAAGCTTTCTACGTTTTAATTTTGATGAGATTTCGTCATTTAAGGCAAGCCTGAGTATTTTAAGGAAGATCTTAATATTTATTAGTTTGAAATCTaatgatttcaaagatGTTAATGACAATCTTAACGAAATGGGTAAAAGTATATACAATGCTAAAGCTGCCGATGCATTTGCTGGAAATTTAACAAATCATAATATGTTCAATGATTATTCACTAGCAAAATTACTAGAGCATGTGCGTTTCCTAGAAGAATGTACTATTCAACTGTCGAACCTCGTCCAGCTAATattacttgaaaaaattccaaactGGTGGAAACATTACGGCGAATTAATAACTTTACACAAAAACTATCGCAAAGCATTTCCCAGTGTGGTTAAGCCAAAAAGCACTACTGATACCTCTGGTCACATTCAACTCGGTGGTTTTATTGAAACTAAACGTGAACAATCGGAGCAAAGACTAGCAGTTCAAATTAAGGTCTCTTCAAAATCGCTTAAAGAACTTGGAAGTGAAATTTTTGTAGCCCACGAAAAGTTAGCCGAGGAGTTAAGCAATTACATGGAATTTAGGAAGGCATGTTTGAATCAGCGGAATATTGTAGCCTTTGCAGCAACCAACATTAGCgttcttcaagaaaatatatag
- the YPT7 gene encoding Rab family GTPase YPT7 (similar to Saccharomyces cerevisiae YPT7 (YML001W); ancestral locus Anc_6.24) yields the protein MSSRKKNILKVIILGDSGVGKTSLMHRYVNDKYSQQYKATIGADFLTKEVTVDGDKVATMQVWDTAGQERFQSLGVAFYRGADCCVLVYDVTNASSFENIKSWRDEFLVHANVSSPETFPFVILGNKIDAEESKKVVSEKSAQELAKSLGDIPLFLTSAKNAINVDTAFEEIARSALQQNQADTEAFEDDYNDAINIRLDGENNSCSC from the coding sequence ATGTCTtctagaaaaaagaatattctgAAGGTAATCATCTTAGGTGACTCTGGTGTCGGAAAGACTTCCTTGATGCACCGTTATGTCAATGATAAGTATTCTCAACAGTATAAGGCAACAATTGGGGCCGATTTTTTGACGAAAGAAGTGACGGTCGACGGTGATAAGGTTGCCACCATGCAAGTTTGGGATACTGCTGGACAGGAACGTTTCCAATCATTGGGTGTTGCTTTCTATAGAGGTGCAGATTGTTGTGTATTGGTCTACGATGTAACCAATGCTAGTTCgtttgaaaatatcaagtCTTGGCGAGATGAATTTTTAGTACACGCCAATGTAAGCTCGCCGGAGACATTTCCATTTGTTATATTGGGAAATAAAATTGATGCCGAAGAATCTAAAAAAGTTGTATCAGAAAAGTCTGCTCAAGAACTTGCTAAGTCATTGGGTGATATTCCTTTATTTCTGACAAGTGCCAAAAACGCCATTAACGTCGATACCGCCTTTGAGGAAATAGCAAGAAGTGCTTTACAACAGAATCAAGCTGATACAGAAGCTTTCGAAGATGACTATAATGATGCCATCAATATTCGGCTCGATGGAGAAAATAATTCTTGTAGCTGTTGA
- the CDC5 gene encoding polo kinase CDC5 (similar to Saccharomyces cerevisiae CDC5 (YMR001C); ancestral locus Anc_6.31): MSLGPLKAINDKQLNTRSKLVHTPIKGSTADLAGKENHFKQTKRLDPNNDNHHQPAQKKKREKLSALCKTPPSLIKTRGKDYHRGHFLGEGGFARCFQIKDDSGDIFAAKTVAKASIKSEKTRKKLLSEIQIHKSMAHPNIVQFIDCFEDDSNVYILLEICPNGSLMELLKRRKVLSEPEVRFFTTQICGAIKYMHSRRVIHRDLKLGNIFFDSNYNLKIGDFGLAAVLANESERKYTICGTPNYIAPEVLMGKHSGHSFEVDIWSLGVMLYALLIGKPPFQARDVNTIYERIKCRDFSFPKDKPISDEGKILIRDILSLDPIERPSLTEIMDYVWFRGTFPPSIPSTVMSEVPNFGNIPEEQSLVNFKDCMEKSLLLESMSSDKSQRQKKDYISSIKSSIDKLEEYHQNRPFLPHSLSPGGTKQKYKEVVDIEAQRRLNDLAREARIRRAQQAVLRKELIATSTNVIKSEISLRILASECHLTLNGIVEAEAQYKMGGLPKSRLPKIKHPMIVTKWVDYSNKHGFSYQLSTEDIGVLFNNGTTVLRLADAEEFWYISYDDREGWVASHYLLSEKPRELSRHLEVVDFFAKYMKANLSRVSTFGREEYHKDDVFLRRYTRYKPFVMFELSDGTFQFNFKDHHKMAISDGGKLVTYISPSHESTTYPLVEVLKYGEIPGYPESNFREKLTLIKEGLKQKSTIVTVD; encoded by the coding sequence ATGTCGTTGGGTCCTCTTAAAGCTATCAATGATAAACAATTGAATACCCGCTCTAAATTAGTTCATACCCCAATAAAGGGAAGTACTGCAGACCTTGCAGGCAAAGAAAACCACttcaaacaaacaaaaagacTAGATCCGAACAACGATAACCACCATCAACCAgctcaaaaaaagaaaagagaaaagttATCCGCCCTGTGTAAGACACCGCCATCATTGATTAAGACAAGAGGTAAAGACTATCACAGAGGTCATTTTCTAGGCGAAGGTGGATTTGCTCGTTGTTTCCAAATCAAGGATGATTCAGGTGATATCTTTGCTGCCAAAACAGTTGCTAAAGCTTCAATAAAATCAGAAAAgacgagaaaaaaattattgtCAGAAATTCAAATACATAAAAGTATGGCCCATCCAAACATTGttcaattcattgattGTTTTGAAGATGACAGCAATGTCTATATCTTGTTGGAAATATGCCCGAATGGATCATTAATGGAATTATTAAAACGAAGAAAAGTTTTATCAGAACCTGAAGTTAGGTTTTTCACCACTCAGATATGCGGTGCAATTAAGTATATGCATTCAAGAAGAGTTATACATAGAGACTTGAAGCTTggtaatattttcttcgattCAAATTATAATTTAAAAATTGGTGACTTTGGTCTAGCAGCTGTGTTGGCGAATGAAAGTGAACGTAAGTATACTATATGTGGGACACCTAATTATATTGCTCCTGAAGTATTGATGGGCAAGCATTCTGGGCATTCGTTTGAAGTTGATATATGGTCATTAGGTGTTATGCTTTACGCTTTGTTGATTGGTAAACCACCTTTCCAAGCAAGAGATGTAAACACTATTtatgaaagaattaaatgCCGTGATTTTTCGTTCCCCAAAGATAAACCAATTTCAGACGAAGGTAAAATTCTAATCAGAGACATCTTATCTTTGGACCCAATAGAGAGACCCTCTTTGACAGAAATAATGGATTATGTATGGTTTCGGGGAACTTTCCCACCATCTATACCTTCAACAGTCATGTCAGAAGTACCAAACTTTGGTAATATTCCTGAAGAGCAATCTCTGGTTAACTTCAAGGACTGCATGGAAAAATCactattattagaaagTATGAGCAGTGATAAAAGCCAACGTCAAAAGAAAGACTATATTTCCTCAATAAAATCGAGTATTGATAAACTGGAGGAGTACCATCAAAACAGACCATTTTTACCTCATTCTCTATCCCCTGGTGGGaccaaacaaaaatataaagagGTCGTTGATATAGAAGCACAAAGAAGATTAAATGATCTTGCTCGTGAAGCAAGGATACGCAGAGCACAACAGGCTGTTTTGAGAAAAGAACTGATAGCTACATCGACCAATGTCATCAAATCAGAAATCTCCTTAAGAATACTGGCCAGTGAATGTCATCTCACTTTGAATGGTATTGTAGAGGCTGAAGCTCAATATAAAATGGGAGGTCTTCCGAAATCAAGATTACCCAAAATTAAACATCCAATGATAGTTACTAAATGGGTTGACTATTCCAACAAACACGGGTTTTCCTAtcaattatcaacagaagATATTGGTGTCTTATTTAATAATGGGACTACAGTTCTCCGATTGGCAGATGCAGAAGAGTTTTGGTATATTAGTTATGACGATAGGGAAGGTTGGGTGGCAAGCCATTACTTATTGAGTGAAAAACCGCGAGAGCTAAGTAGGCATTTAGAAGTAgtagatttttttgccaAATATATGAAGGCCAATTTAAGCCGAGTTTCTACGTTTGGTAGAGAGGAATATCATAAAGATGACGTATTCTTGAGAAGGTACACAAGATATAAACCGTTTGTTATGTTCGAACTAAGTGATGGTACTTTCCAATTCAATTTTAAGGATCATCATAAAATGGCTATCTCTGATGGAGGCAAGTTAGTAACTTACATTTCTCCTTCGCATGAGAGCACCACGTATCCGTTGGTTGAAGTGCTAAAGTATGGCGAAATTCCGGGATATCCAGAAAGCAATTTTAGAGAGAAACTAACATTGATAAAGGAAGGTTTGAAACAGAAGTCCACAATTGTTACCGTAGATTGA
- the MIX17 gene encoding Mix17p (similar to Saccharomyces cerevisiae MIC17 (YMR002W); ancestral locus Anc_6.34): protein MARSRGSSRPMSRSRPTQTRSASTMAAPAHPQQQTNTYSHPPAASAQTKQPGMFAQMASTAAGVAVGSTIGHTLGAGITGMFSGSGSDSAPVEQQQQNMSNVSGQTQMDQQMGRTCEIDARNFTRCLDENNGNFQICDYYLQQLKACQEAARQY, encoded by the coding sequence ATGGCACGTTCAAGAGGATCATCCAGACCTATGTCTAGGTCAAGACCTACCCAAACAAGATCAGCATCCACCATGGCAGCTCCAGCTCATCCTCAACAACAAACAAATACTTATTCACATCCTCCGGCCGCAAGTGCCCAAACAAAACAACCAGGCATGTTTGCGCAAATGGCTTCTACTGCGGCAGGTGTCGCCGTTGGTAGTACCATTGGTCACACCTTAGGTGCAGGAATTACAGGTATGTTCTCTGGATCTGGGTCTGACTCTGCTCCTGTTgaacagcaacagcaaaaTATGAGCAACGTCTCCGGTCAGACCCAAATGGACCAGCAGATGGGAAGAACATGTGAAATAGATGCAAGAAACTTTACACGCTGTttggatgaaaataatggaaaCTTCCAAATATGTGATTATTATTTGCAGCAACTAAAAGCCTGTCAAGAAGCGGCACGCCAATACTGA
- the AIM34 gene encoding Aim34p (similar to Saccharomyces cerevisiae AIM34 (YMR003W); ancestral locus Anc_6.35) — translation MSSSILGIIGSRKSLGILTVGLGRSVSLPCTFLLKRSEAFGVSLHRYVHSTQTKSHLIFLMKNNDMTPFQRFTVKVLKEQCKSRGLKISGRKSDLLQRLITYDSYSHTKRSIKVDGGRKDTLINERIKIDRSLLPEKMSKTIEKKYSSVQKLPDVQPPYEVHLHLQPRDRIFLIGFFMLSCIWWNLETQESEPTISR, via the coding sequence ATGTCCTCTTCTATATTGGGTATAATTGGTTCACGAAAGTCGTTAGGTATACTGACGGTTGGACTAGGAAGATCAGTCTCATTACCGTGTACCTTCCTGTTGAAACGTTCAGAAGCTTTCGGAGTAAGCTTACACAGATATGTACATAGTACCCAAACGAAGAGCcatttaatatttttaatgaagaataatGATATGACGCCTTTCCAGCGATTCACAGTAAAAGTACTTAAAGAGCAGTGCAAATCGAGAGGCTTAAAAATATCTGGTCGAAAATCCGACCTATTACAAAGGCTTATCACGTACGATTCCTATTCACATACGAAAAGAAGCATAAAGGTAGATGGAGGCAGAAAAGACACATTAATAAATGAACGAATCAAAATTGATCGATCATTACTTCCtgaaaaaatgtcaaaaaccattgaaaagaagtatTCTTCAGTGCAGAAATTACCGGATGTTCAACCCCCCTATGAAGTTCATTTACACTTACAACCACGGGAtagaatatttttgataggATTTTTTATGTTATCATGCATTTGGTGGAACCTCGAAACCCAGGAATCTGAACCTACCATTAGCCGTTAG
- the MVP1 gene encoding Mvp1p (similar to Saccharomyces cerevisiae MVP1 (YMR004W); ancestral locus Anc_6.38): MDSYKESDPWNTSSNAWKKDDDPVVPTINSDSDFNRISSEFNTLNISASLEPNEEDTGFLPADDVVEESIWDDNRNTLGGGGIHRTSSIMTNETVADQNDAENSNSEETETDIYDWSNNIRRTYRPLAADIITIEEIPEREGLLFKHANYLVKHLIALPGTSPSEDRTVIRRYSDFLWLKEVLLKRYPFRMIPELPPKRIGSQSADQIFLKKRKIGLSRFINLVMKHPKLSNDDLVLTFLTVRTDLTSWRKQATYDTSNEFTDKKISQEFMKMWKKEFAEHWNQAASCIDTSMDLWYRITLLLERHEKRITQMVHERNFFETLVDNFGEITPKLYPVQQNSTILDINNNLSIIKKHLETTSNICTQETEEVSEKLSPKFKIFTDILLSLRSLFERYKIMAANNVVQLQSHVELNKEKLESMKGKPDVSGAEYDRIKKIIQKDRRSIIEQSNRAWLIRQCILEEFTIFQETQFLITRAFQDWAKLNSNYAGLKLNEWEKLVTSVMDMPITRE, translated from the coding sequence atggatAGTTACAAAGAGAGTGATCCTTGGAATACCAGCTCTAATGCGTGGAAGAAAGATGACGATCCTGTCGTTCCTACCATCAATAGTGATTCTGATTTTAACAGGATCTCCAGCGAATTTAATACTCTGAATATTTCAGCATCGCTGGAACCTAATGAGGAAGATACTGGGTTTTTACCAGCAGATGATGTGGTTGAAGAAAGTATCTGGGATGATAATAGAAATACTCTTGGTGGAGGCGGTATACACCGGACTTCCAGTATAATGACTAACGAAACGGTTGCAGACCAGAATGATGCTGAAAATTCGAACTCAGAAGAAACTGAAACTGATATATATGATTGGTCCAATAATATTAGAAGAACATACAGACCTCTAGCTGCTGACATTATCACAATCGAGGAGATACCTGAAAGAGAGGGTTTACTGTTTAAGCACGCAAATTATCTAGTGAAACACCTTATTGCTCTACCAGGCACTTCTCCTTCCGAAGATCGTACTGTCATAAGGAGATATTCTGATTTTTTATGGCTAAAAGaagttcttttgaaaaggtaCCCTTTTAGAATGATCCCTGAACTGCCTCCTAAAAGAATTGGATCTCAAAGTGCGGATCAGATTTttctgaagaaaaggaaaatagGATTGTCTAGATTCATCAATTTAGTAATGAAGCACCCTAAATTAAGCAATGATGATTTGGTATTAACATTTTTAACCGTGCGCACTGACTTAACAAGTTGGAGAAAACAAGCAACCTATGATACGTCAAATGAATTCACTGATAAAAAGATATCACAAGAATTTATGAAAATGTGGAAAAAAGAGTTTGCAGAACATTGGAACCAGGCCGCATCTTGTATTGACACTTCTATGGATCTATGGTACAGAATTACGCTACTTTTAGAAAGacatgaaaaaagaattacGCAAATGGTTCACGAAAGGAACTTCTTTGAAACGCTAGTGGACAATTTTGGCGAAATAACTCCAAAGCTATATCCAGTCCAACAAAACAGTACCATATTGGACATTAATAACAATTTAAGTATAATTAAAAAACACCTAGAAACTACAAGTAACATCTGTACACAGgaaacagaagaagtaTCGGAAAAACTGTCCCCCaaattcaagattttcACAGACATCTTACTCTCTTTGAGAAGTTTGTTTGAAAGATACAAAATCATGGCTGCGAATAACGTGGTTCAATTACAAAGCCATGTTGAATTaaataaagagaaattgGAATCAATGAAGGGGAAGCCAGATGTCAGCGGAGCTGAGTATGAtaggataaaaaaaatcatccaGAAGGATAGAAGGAGTATAATAGAGCAGTCCAATAGGGCTTGGCTGATCAGGCAGTGTATTTTAGAGGAATTCACGATTTTCCAAGAAACTCAATTTTTAATAACACGTGCCTTTCAAGACTGGGCAAAATTAAACTCTAATTATGCCGGTCTCAAACTGAACGAGTGGGAAAAGTTAGTTACAAGCGTCATGGATATGCCTATCACTCGTGAATAA
- the TAF4 gene encoding Taf4p (similar to Saccharomyces cerevisiae TAF4 (YMR005W); ancestral locus Anc_6.40): MANSPKRPSDGTGVPASNKPQYQHTVPGTKPAFNLSPSNTSDLSHRFSSPNHIKSITGVSAARHNPIGRTDDPSLPKNVPPTTNLRSESNGNTSDAFSSPVGLALPKKDDKKKNKSTGKADSKDGTGKTSAFPGQNAQQQSDPNKMQDVLFSAGIDVREEEALLNSSINASKSQVQINNVKVPNHLPFLHPEQVSNYMKKVGKEQNFNLTPTKNPEILDMMSSACENYMRDILTNAIVISRHRRKAVKINSGRRSEVSMALRAIALIQKKEEERRVKKRIALGLEKEDYENKIDSEETLHRASNVTAGLRAGSKKQYGWLTSSVNKPTSLGAKSSGKVASDITARGESGLKFREAREEPGIVMRDLLFALENRRNGVQTIISKGYAKIRD; encoded by the coding sequence ATGGCAAATTCGCCGAAGAGACCATCTGATGGCACTGGAGTGCCAGCATCGAACAAACCCCAATATCAACATACTGTACCAGGGACGAAACCAGCATTTAATTTATCGCCAAGTAATACCAGTGATTTATCCCATAGGTTTTCATCACCCAATCATATAAAATCAATCACGGGTGTATCTGCCGCACGTCATAATCCAATAGGTAGGACGGATGATCCTTCTCTTCCTAAGAATGTACCACCCACCACCAACTTGAGAAGTGAAAGCAATGGAAATACTAGTGATGCTTTTTCTAGTCCTGTCGGGCTAGCTCTACCAAAGaaagatgataaaaagaaaaataaaagcacAGGCAAAGCGGATTCTAAGGATGGAACAGGCAAAACCTCCGCTTTCCCAGGACAAAATGCCCAACAACAATCGGATCCAAACAAAATGCAAGATGTTCTATTTTCTGCAGGTATCGATGTCAGGGAGGAGGAAGCGCTTTTGAATTCTTCTATTAATGCTTCTAAATCCCAAGTTCAAATAAACAACGTGAAGGTTCCTAACCATTTACCGTTCCTTCACCCCGAACAAGTTTCTAACtatatgaaaaaagttggaaaagaacaaaactTTAACCTGACCCCTACGAAGAATCCGGAAATTTTGGATATGATGTCAAGCGCCTGCGAAAACTATATGAGAGATATTCTAACAAATGCTATTGTCATTTCCCGACATAGAAGAAAAGCAGTTAAGATAAATTCGGGCAGAAGAAGTGAGGTTTCTATGGCTTTAAGAGCTATTGCGCTAATTcagaaaaaggaagaagagagGCGtgtaaaaaagagaattgcATTAGGACTTGAGAAAGAAGattatgaaaataaaatcgaTTCCGAAGAAACACTACACAGGGCCTCAAACGTCACTGCCGGGCTTAGAGCCGGTAGTAAAAAGCAATATGGTTGGCTAACTTCATCAGTCAATAAACCGACGTCCCTGGGAGCAAAATCTTCAGGTAAGGTCGCCTCCGACATCACAGCTAGAGGAGAAAGTGGACTAAAGTTTAGAGAAGCTAGAGAGGAGCCTGGTATAGTAATGAGGGACTTACTATTCGCACTCGAAAATAGGCGAAATGGTGTTCAGACCATTATTTCAAAGGGCTACGCCAAGATCAGAGATTAA